The following nucleotide sequence is from Nothobranchius furzeri strain GRZ-AD chromosome 11, NfurGRZ-RIMD1, whole genome shotgun sequence.
ACTACGTACAGAACCGGGCTCTGCAGTGATATTAGTGTGCCACAGAGGACAGATCCGTCGCCCAGACTCAGAACTCAGCCGGTCATTTCTTGGTTTGTTTTTTTTAGTCAAAAGAGGCTTCCGGATTTTATTGATTCAATCCCACCTCTTTTTCCTTTTTAGGAGGGGGGTGTTATGACCTCTGTGTTCCTTGGCTCCATTTTAACCACCGCACCAAGGACAGCTCTTTGCTCCGGCCCCGCTGAGACAGGATCATGGTGacaggatcagcaccatggagagaggcacgccgagaCGCACCCTTCCTGCCGGCCCGCTGCCACCAGCTGGAAACAATCCGCGCTCATCAGGGCTTCTTATAAAGGAAGACGAGGCGGAAAGAAAGGGGAGTGAAAAGGAGAGGGCGGCTAAAGAGAAGAGGGGCGGTTGAGAAGGTGAATGGAGTTGAGAAGGAGAGTGGTGAAAGGTCGTCGAggagtttccagtgagagttcgaTGAGAAGTCGGTGAGAGGTTACCGACAGCGCGCTTGTGGAGAAAGGACGGAGTTTGGAGCTGCCTGAAAGAAAAGAAGTGTGAGAGAGCTGTGAAGGAATCGTGTAAGGGAAGAGGATTCCAATCAGCCGGAGATCGTGGAGACGAGTGAACTAAAGACTACAGATGACACGAGGATCCTTTCTGGAGGAAACCCAtcccctgagagagagagagaccgagaGAATGGGAGAGCGTGAGACGCCGGCCACGTTAGGAGCAGCACAGGGCTAAAAGGAGGACCAGTACACAAAACAGGAGGGTATTATCCGAGCTTGAGGGGggcttttcaatcaatcaatcaatcaatcaaagctttatttataaagcgccttccgcaaccctgtcaggaagcccaaagcgctgaacatggtacagttgtaagtaattatactgaataaatcaacaataaaagaaattcaaattacaaaatacaaattacaaaatacaaaatggaaattacaagatagatgaaacattccggtaaaatacaaatgtgtgaaacaattggattgagtggatggattgagagtaccaatgaaaactgtggaatggattcaacataatagagggccataagcatgttctggaaacgccaagcagaggaggtgtgtttttaggtgattcttaaagactggcagagaaggggacagcctaactgagggtggcaactggttccagagtaacggtgctaggactgagaaagcccggtccccacgggtacgacacctagaccgagggacagcgagcaggccttggtcagaggagcgcagagcgcgtgatggggaatgtctgttcaggagtgtggccagataggggggagcaccaccctggaagaaatgataaacaaagacgagtattttgaattgtgagcgataggaaatcggaagccagtgcagggaggccagaactggactgatgtggtcccagtcaggaacctggcagcgctgttctgcacaacctgtaggcgacgcagtgttgactgacacaaacctgcatatagagagttgcagtagtcaagccgagaaattacaaaggcatgcagtacccgctccaggtgggctctcgacagcatatgcttgattttagcaaggcgtctcaggtgaaagaaactggaccggatcacagaattgatgtgtgcatcaaatttaagtcctacgtcaagtttcacccccaaacttttgccccttgtcttcagttaacatAGACATTATTATTTCCAGAGACTTTATTTACACCCGCCTGGGACAATTTTAGCTAATAAACTCCTTTTGAACTTTTTATCGTCTtcgtgtttgctcccaccacacttgtgttgcccctcctgGTACTCCTAGGCCGGGAGGGGTGTAACACTGATGTGGTTTATCATGCCTCACTGAGGTTTATTGCTAACTGTAGACCACTGGCCCATCATTGAGAAGTGTATTCTCCAGTGGGATGGCCGtctttgtccaccaggaggttgggacactggtacactttcatttagaaggccatgcttggattactacccACCTACATCTGTAACTTAATCTCACAGAGAAGTGTAACTTCTACAGTCTTTGTGCAAATGATCAACTGTTACTTAGTGTTGCGTATGCTCGCACCGAGCAAGGCAAAAGGGCTTTAGtccactctgctccttctgcatagAACGGGCTGCAGGAAAACAGGAAGTTGACCAGTTTTCCTGCATACATTTTTGAACACATTTAAAACCAGAGTGAGCGCCCTTGAGACAGATTCCCTGTGTtttaactgccttctgtaatttagtacataacatgtctgtggagctgaaaatttagtaactgtaacttttgctgcctcttggccaggactcccctgaaaatgaggtttttaatctcaatgggaccttcctggttacatAAAGAATAAATAACTAACAAAGTAGTTACATGTCAAATATTAATATTCAACTATCTAAGCCTTTTTGATAATTACAAGGACTTTTAGACATTTTAAAGTTTAATTAATTTATTGAAATCAACTCATATTGATGTGCAACATTATAAATGGTGGGTGTCATTGCCATAGGAGATAATGTCACCATAGAATGAACAACAGTGTTTGGTCTGCTGTATCTACGGCCGTCTCCTTGTGCTATTCTCTTCAGTTTTCAGATTCAGTGTACTGATATTTATTTCTTGCTCAGCTGTATTCAGGTGCTGGCCGAGGATGGGGAAGTTCACGTCTCCCTGTGCAACGGTCAAGGCGGGACACCGGTGGATAAGCCAAAGTGTGAGTGGCACAACAGCTGGCAGGTGGTCGCTATGGCAACAGAAGCACATTTAATCCTCAGTGCTGTTTGTCCGTTTGAAAACGAGAACTATCCAAGCTACAAGTGCACTGGATACAGGTAAGAAACCAAGGTGAGTGTTGACCTTAAAGAGCAGAAGCACCTCGTAGTCCCTCGTAGTGTGTTTTTGGTGTGTTTGAGGCTGTTTTGTTGTTGCGCAGGAGCCAGGACAAGGGCTTTCGTGTGGAGAACGCTTTGCTCCACATCTTTTCTCGCAGTTTCCCTTGCATTTCTGTTCAGATAACTCACATGGAGGAAGTTGTCGAAGGGGAGAATGTCCACTACAACATCCCGACGGAGCTGAGTGATTATGTGTTCAGGTGCGGTAacacagctgctctcctgctgtCCAGCTTTAAGTACAAGACACTTACTGTCTCCTCTCTGTCATCAGGAGATTTCTCAGTCCAGATTCTG
It contains:
- the LOC139061476 gene encoding ferredoxin-fold anticodon-binding domain-containing protein 1 homolog isoform X1 is translated as MVQFCIQVLAEDGEVHVSLCNGQGGTPVDKPKCEWHNSWQVVAMATEAHLILSAVCPFENENYPSYKCTGYRSQDKGFRVENALLHIFSRSFPCISVQITHMEEVVEGENVHYNIPTELSDYVFRRFLSPDSVHPVKLVQDFFLKELLAHWSVSMATASAPFLIAAKRLHSCCHCVDNSQCYSRA
- the LOC139061476 gene encoding ferredoxin-fold anticodon-binding domain-containing protein 1 homolog isoform X2 yields the protein MSCIQVLAEDGEVHVSLCNGQGGTPVDKPKCEWHNSWQVVAMATEAHLILSAVCPFENENYPSYKCTGYRSQDKGFRVENALLHIFSRSFPCISVQITHMEEVVEGENVHYNIPTELSDYVFRRFLSPDSVHPVKLVQDFFLKELLAHWSVSMATASAPFLIAAKRLHSCCHCVDNSQCYSRA